A genomic stretch from Armatimonadota bacterium includes:
- the pdxS gene encoding pyridoxal 5'-phosphate synthase lyase subunit PdxS, which yields MTDTQKSTWRTKVGLAEMLKGGVIMDVTNAEQAKIAEDAGATAVMALERVPSDIRKDGGVARMADPNVILGIMEAVTIPVMAKARIGHFVEAQVLEALGVDFIDESEVLTPADEAFHIDKHAFKVPFVCGCRDLGEALRRIGEGAAMIRTKGEAGSGNIVEAVRHMRSVMQEIRRLQTMAREELMAYAKSLGAPYELVCGIAETGKLPVPNFSAGGIATPADAALMMQLGAEAVFVGSGIFKSEDPAPRAKAIVDATTHFDKPEVLAELSKGLGSAMPGLDIRQLPENELLSTRGW from the coding sequence ACGCCGAGCAGGCGAAGATCGCTGAAGACGCCGGCGCGACCGCCGTAATGGCCCTCGAGCGCGTTCCATCCGACATCCGCAAGGACGGCGGAGTCGCCCGAATGGCCGACCCAAACGTGATTCTTGGGATCATGGAGGCAGTCACGATCCCGGTCATGGCGAAGGCGCGAATCGGCCACTTCGTCGAGGCGCAGGTGCTCGAAGCGCTGGGAGTGGACTTCATTGACGAGAGCGAAGTCCTCACGCCCGCGGATGAGGCGTTTCACATAGACAAGCACGCCTTCAAGGTGCCGTTCGTCTGTGGATGCAGAGACCTCGGTGAAGCCCTGCGGCGGATCGGCGAGGGCGCGGCGATGATCCGCACGAAGGGCGAAGCCGGCTCCGGAAACATCGTCGAGGCCGTGCGGCATATGAGATCGGTTATGCAGGAGATTCGGCGACTTCAGACGATGGCCCGCGAGGAACTGATGGCCTACGCGAAGAGCCTCGGCGCGCCGTACGAGTTGGTCTGCGGGATCGCCGAGACCGGAAAGCTGCCCGTCCCGAACTTCTCCGCGGGCGGCATCGCCACTCCCGCCGACGCCGCGCTGATGATGCAGCTTGGCGCTGAGGCCGTGTTCGTCGGCTCGGGCATCTTCAAGTCGGAAGATCCCGCCCCGCGGGCCAAGGCGATCGTGGACGCAACCACTCATTTCGACAAACCGGAGGTCCTCGCCGAGCTGTCCAAGGGCCTCGGATCGGCGATGCCCGGGTTGGACATCAGGCAGCTTCCCGAGAACGAACTGCTGTCCACCCGGGGCTGGTAA
- the pdxT gene encoding pyridoxal 5'-phosphate synthase glutaminase subunit PdxT, with translation MPSDLTIGVLALQGAFQKHIEALQNCGAEAIAVRTAQELARVSGLIIPGGESTTVGKLMARYGLDAKITEAAHQGMPIYGTCMGLIVMARDIVGSDQPRLGLMDVTVLRNAFGRQVDSFEADLDISEIGPPPVRAVFIRAPYIVHAGADVRVLATCDDKIVLVRQGNLLGGAFHPELTGDARLHGYFIGMVEESLAVQSISKSSDCKQ, from the coding sequence ATGCCTAGTGACCTTACCATAGGCGTCCTGGCGCTGCAGGGCGCTTTTCAGAAACACATCGAGGCACTTCAAAACTGCGGCGCAGAGGCCATCGCGGTTCGCACGGCTCAGGAGCTGGCACGGGTCAGCGGCCTGATCATCCCCGGCGGCGAGAGCACCACGGTCGGCAAGTTGATGGCCCGGTACGGCCTTGACGCCAAGATCACCGAGGCCGCACACCAGGGCATGCCGATCTACGGAACGTGCATGGGCCTGATCGTGATGGCGAGAGATATCGTTGGAAGCGATCAGCCTCGACTGGGGCTTATGGACGTGACCGTGCTGCGCAACGCGTTCGGCCGGCAGGTAGACAGCTTCGAGGCGGACTTGGATATCTCTGAGATCGGACCCCCACCGGTGCGCGCGGTCTTCATCCGAGCGCCCTACATAGTACATGCCGGCGCAGACGTCCGTGTGCTAGCTACGTGCGATGACAAGATTGTACTCGTCCGGCAGGGCAACCTGCTGGGCGGCGCGTTTCATCCGGAACTGACCGGAGACGCGAGACTGCACGGGTACTTCATCGGCATGGTGGAGGAATCGCTCGCTGTGCAGTCAATATCGAAGTCCAGCGACTGCAAGCAATGA